One Tripterygium wilfordii isolate XIE 37 chromosome 10, ASM1340144v1, whole genome shotgun sequence DNA segment encodes these proteins:
- the LOC120007505 gene encoding phospholipid-transporting ATPase 3-like yields the protein MSGGWEKLRTSRSRLGGGPTEPDRTGSSRTVRLGRVQPQAPGYRTVYCNDREANLPVRFKGNSISTTKYNFFTFIPKGLFEQFRRVANLYFLTISILSFTPVSPVNPVTNVVPLSLVLFASLVKEAFEDWKRFQNDMVINNSPVEVLQDQKWETIPWKRLQVGDVVRIKQDGSFPADLVFLASTNPDGVSYIETANLDGETNLKIRKALEKTWDYLTPEKAAEFKGEVQCEQPNNSLYTFTGNLIIQKQMLPLTPNQILLRGCSLRNTEYIVGAVIFTGQETKVMMNAMNVPSKRSTLERKLDKLILTLFGTLFFMSLIGAIGSGVFINRKHYYLGLDENVEDQFNPSNRFLVAILTMFTLITLFSTIIPISLYVSIEMIKFIQSAQFINKDLHMYHTETNTPALARTSNLNEELGQVEYIFSDKTGTLTRNLMEFFKCSIGGEIYGSGITEIELGGAQRKGMNVQQAHKPVAWEKGFNFDDARIMRGAWRNEPNPDICKEFFRCLAICHTVLPEGEVSPEKIRYQAASPDEAALVTAAKNFGFFFYRRTPTMIYLRESHLERIGNIQDVAYEILNVLEFNSTRKRQSVVCRYPDGRLVLYCKGADTVIYERLAAESDNIKKVTREHLEQFGAAGLRTLCLAYRDLHPEFYESWNEKFIQAKSSLRDREKKLDEVAELIEKDLILIGCTAIEDKLQEGVPACIETLSRAGIKIWVLTGDKMETAINIAYACNLINNDMKQFIITSETDAIREVEDRGDQVEIARFIKEEVKKQLKNCLDEAQHSLHSLSGPKLSLVIDGKCLMYALDPSLRVMLLNLSLNCSSVVCCRVSPLQKAQVTSLVKKGARKITLSIGDGANDVSMIQAAHIGVGISGLEGMQAVMASDFAIAQFRFLTDLLLVHGRWSYLRICKVVTYFFYKNLTFTLTQFWFNFRTGFSGQRFYDDWFQSLYNVLFTALPVIIVGLFDKDVSASLSKKYPELYKEGIRNMFFKWRVIGIWAFFSVYQSLVFYHFVTTSSSTGMNSSGKMFGIWDVSTMAFTCVVVTVNLRLLLMCNSITRWHYISVGGSILLWFIFAFVYSAIMTPYDRQENLYFVIYVLMSTLYFYIALPLVPVVALFGDFVYQGIQRWFFPYDYQIIQEMHRDDPDDNSRAEMLEMENPRTPAEARSYAISQLPREISKHTGFAFDSPGYESFFAAQLGIYAPQKAWDVARRASMKSRPKVPKKN from the exons GTCAGATTCAAG GGGAACTCGATATCGACAACGAAGTAcaacttttttacttttatacCCAAAGGGCTGTTTGAACAG TTCCGGCGAGTGGCCAACCTCTACTTTCTTACAATCTCAATTTTGTCATTTACTCCTGTGAG TCCTGTGAATCCTGTTACAAATGTGGTTCCTCTGAGTTTGGTGCTTTTTGCCTCTCTTGTTAAGGAGGCATTTGAGGATTGG AAGCGTTTTCAGAATGATATGGTGATAAATAATAGCCCTGTAGAAGTGCTACAAGATCAAAAGTGGGAGACCATCCCCTGGAAAAGGTTGCAGGTTGGAGATGTTGTGCGG ATTAAGCAGGACGGAAGCTTTCCTGCAGATCTAGTTTTCCTTGCCAGCACAAACCCTGATGGTGTCTCTTACATTGAG ACTGCAAATTTGGATGGGGAAACTAATTTGAAGATCAGAAAGGCATTGGAAAAGACATGGGATTACTTAACCCCAGAGAAAGCCGCTGAATTTAAAG GTGAGGTGCAATGTGAACAACCAAATAATTCCTTGTACACTTTTACCGGCAATCTTATAATTCAAAAGCAAATGTTGCCTCTGACTCCGAACCAAATTCTTTTGCGA GGTTGCAGTCTCAGGAACACTGAATACATTGTTGGGGCTGTCATTTTTACAGGTCAAGAAACAAAG GTTATGATGAATGCCATGAACGTTCCTTCTAAAAGGAGCACATTAGAGAGGAAGCTTGACAAGCTTATACTCACTCTTTTTGGCACTCTATTTTTCATGAGTCTAATTGGAGCCATCGGCAG cGGTGTATTTATAAATCGCAAGCATTATTACTTAGGCCTTGATGAAAATGTGGAAGATCAGTTCAATCCTAGCAACCGATTTCTG GTTGCTATCTTGACCATGTTTACCCTTATTACTCTTTTCTCAACTATAATCCCTATCTCTTTATATGTTTCCATCGAG atgatcaaatttatccaatcTGCTCAATTTATCAACAAGGACCTACACATGTACCACACTGAAACAAATACCCCTGCATTGGCCAGGACTTCCAATTTGAATGAGGAACTTGGGCAG GTGGAGTATATATTTTCTGATAAAACCGGAACTTTAACCAGAAATTTAATGGAGTTCTTTAAGTGCTCCATTGGAGGAGAGATATATGGATCTGGAATTACTGAAATAGAACTTGGAGGGGCGCAACGGAAAGGAATGAACGTCCAACAG GCGCATAAACCAGTTGCATGGGAGAAAGGCTTCAATTTTGATGATGCCAGGATTATGCGAGGGGCTTGGAGGAATGAGCCTAATCCTGATATTTGCAAG GAATTTTTCAGATGCCTTGCTATTTGCCACACTGTACTTCCTGAAGGTGAAGTGTCCCCTGAAAAAATTAGATATCAAGCTGCATCACCAGATGAGGCTGCTCTAGTTACTGCTGCAAAGAActttggtttcttcttttatag GCGTACTCCTACCATGATATATCTTCGCGAATCTCACTTGGAGAGGATTGGCAATATCCAAGATGTGGCTTATGAAATTCTAAATGTTTTGGAGTTCAACAG CACAAGGAAACGCCAATCTGTTGTGTGCCGTTACCCTGATGGCAGGCTTGTTCTGTACTGCAAG GGAGCTGATACCGTAATATATGAGAGATTGGCGGCTGAAAGTGATAATATAAAGAAAGTAACCAGGGAACACTTGGAACAGTTTGGAGCTGCTGGATTACGTACCCTTTGCCTAGCCTATAGAGATTTACATCCAGAATTTTATGAAAGCTGGAATGAAAAGTTTATCCAGGCTAAATCTTCTCTTAGAGATCGTGAAAAGAAGTTGGATGAG GTGGCAGAACTCATAGAAAAGGATCTTATTTTGATTGGGTGCACTGCTATAGAAGACAAGCTTCAAGAAGGAGTACCAGCTTGTATAGAGACTCTTTCTAGAGCAGGGATTAAGATTTGGGTTCTAACTGGTGACAAGATGGAAACAGCGATAAATATAGCTTATG CATGCAATTTAATTAACAATGACATGAAGCAGTTCATCATCACTTCAGAAACTGATGCAATTAGAGAAGTGGAGGATAGG GGTGACCAAGTGGAAATTGCACGCTTTATCAAGGAAGAAGTCAAGAAACAACTGAAGAATTGTCTCGATGAGGCGCAGCACTCTTTACACTCTTTATCGGGACCAAAGTTATCACTTGTGATTGATGGAAAATGTTTAATGTATGCATTAGACCCAAGTTTACGGGTGATGCTTCTCAACTTGAGCTTGAATTGTAGCTCAGTTGTCTGCTGTCGAGTTTCTCCTTTACAGAAAGCACAG GTGACAAGTCTAGTTAAGAAAGGTGCTCGGAAAATAACTCTTAGTATTGGAGATGGTGCAAATGATGTTAGCATGATTCAAGCTGCTCATATTGGCGTTGGAATAAGTGGTCTGGAAGGGATGCAAGCAGTGATGGCCAGTGATTTTGCGATTGCCCAGTTTCGATTCCTCACGGATTTACTTCTTGTGCATGGACGCTGGTCGTATCTTAGAATATGCAAG GTTGTGACTTACTTCTTTTACAAGAATCTTACGTTCACCTTGACTCAATTTTGGTTCAACTTTCGTACCGGATTTTCTGGACAAAGATTCTATGATGATTGGTTCCAGTCATTGTATAATGTCCTATTTACAGCCCTGCCTGTGATCATTGTTGGGCTTTTTGACAAG GATGTCAGTGCTTCCCTTTCCAAGAAGTACCCTGAGCTATACAAGGAGGGAATAAGGAATATGTTTTTCAAATGGAGAGTTATAGGAATATGGGCTTTCTTTTCTGTCTATCAATCCCTAGTCTTCTATCACTTTGTGACTACCTCCAGTTCTACTGGAATGAATTCATCAGGCAAGATGTTTGGTATATGGGATGTTAGCACAATGGCCTTCACTTGTGTCGTGGTAACTGTAAACTTGCGTCTCTTACTGATGTGCAATTCGATAACAAGGTGGCATTATATTAGTGTTGGAGGAAGCATTTTATTATGGTTCATATTCGCCTTTGTATACTCAGCTATTATGACCCCATACGATCGGCAG GAGAATCTTTATTTTGTCATATACGTGTTGATGAGTACACTATATTTCTACATCGCACTCCCCCTTGTCCCCGTCGTTGCTCTTTTTGGCGACTTTGTATACCAAGG GATTCAAAGATGGTTCTTCCCCTATGATTATCAGATTATTCAGGAAATGCACAGGGATGATCCTGATGATAATAGCAGGGCAGAAATGCTGGAAATGGAGAACCCGCGTACTCCAGCAGAGGCAAGGAGCTATGCCATATCTCAACTCCCAAGAGAAATATCAAAGCATACTGGCTTTGCATTTGACTCTCCTGGGTACGAGTCATTTTTCGCTGCACAGCTGGGTATATATGCTCCGCAGAAGGCATGGGATGTTGCCCGTAGAGCTAGCATGAAGTCCCGGCCAAAGGTTCCCAAAAAGAATTAA